A portion of the Cryptomeria japonica chromosome 5, Sugi_1.0, whole genome shotgun sequence genome contains these proteins:
- the LOC131063736 gene encoding CASP-like protein 2BC1 isoform X1, which translates to MRNCIAGRSFCENRFVPASFSEKMTTDKLENIMRISEVLLRFIVMIMALVCAVTVGVASENELVIGLRMTADFRLMKSLPCLVIIEGILSGYSLLQGVRCVWVRYKGSILLSKLLAWMIFSCDQVMAYASLAAAASAAESAYLAKNGVSELQWIKVCGFFGRFCLQTGAGIVIGLIAAVCMGALSVMSAYHLFRLYGRKARSS; encoded by the exons ATGAGGAATTGTATTGCAGGCAGGAGTTTTTGTGAGAATAGGTTTGTTCCTGCTAGTTTCAGTGAAAAAATGACTACTGATAAGTTAGAAAATATTATGAGGATAAGTGAAGTGCTGCTGCGCTTCATTGTGATGATTATGGCTCTTGTCTGTGCTGTCACTGTGGGCGTTGCTTCAGAAAATGAGCTTGTTATCGGGCTTCGCATGACTGCAGACTTCCGTCTGATGAAATCTCTCCC ATGTCTTGTTATTATTGAGGGAATTCTATCAGGATACTCTTTGCTGCAAGGCGTGAGGTGTGTTTGGGTCAGGTACAAGGGGAGTATTTTGTTGAGCAAGCTATTGGCCTGGATGATATTTTCTTGTGATCAG GTCATGGCCTATGCTAGCCTTGCTGCTGCTGCATCAGCTGCAGAATCAGCTTATCTTGCAAAGAATGGGGTATCTGAGCTTCAGTGGATCAAAGTTTGTGGGTTTTTTGGGAGGTTTTGCTTGCAGACTGGAGCTGGGATTGTGATTGGATTAATAGCAGCAGTGTGTATGGGGGCTTTATCTGTCATGTCTGCATATCATCTTTTCAGGTTGTATGGAAGAAAAGCTAGGAGCTCTTGA
- the LOC131063736 gene encoding CASP-like protein 2BC1 isoform X2 produces MTTDKLENIMRISEVLLRFIVMIMALVCAVTVGVASENELVIGLRMTADFRLMKSLPCLVIIEGILSGYSLLQGVRCVWVRYKGSILLSKLLAWMIFSCDQVMAYASLAAAASAAESAYLAKNGVSELQWIKVCGFFGRFCLQTGAGIVIGLIAAVCMGALSVMSAYHLFRLYGRKARSS; encoded by the exons ATGACTACTGATAAGTTAGAAAATATTATGAGGATAAGTGAAGTGCTGCTGCGCTTCATTGTGATGATTATGGCTCTTGTCTGTGCTGTCACTGTGGGCGTTGCTTCAGAAAATGAGCTTGTTATCGGGCTTCGCATGACTGCAGACTTCCGTCTGATGAAATCTCTCCC ATGTCTTGTTATTATTGAGGGAATTCTATCAGGATACTCTTTGCTGCAAGGCGTGAGGTGTGTTTGGGTCAGGTACAAGGGGAGTATTTTGTTGAGCAAGCTATTGGCCTGGATGATATTTTCTTGTGATCAG GTCATGGCCTATGCTAGCCTTGCTGCTGCTGCATCAGCTGCAGAATCAGCTTATCTTGCAAAGAATGGGGTATCTGAGCTTCAGTGGATCAAAGTTTGTGGGTTTTTTGGGAGGTTTTGCTTGCAGACTGGAGCTGGGATTGTGATTGGATTAATAGCAGCAGTGTGTATGGGGGCTTTATCTGTCATGTCTGCATATCATCTTTTCAGGTTGTATGGAAGAAAAGCTAGGAGCTCTTGA